A single region of the Fenollaria sporofastidiosus genome encodes:
- a CDS encoding ABC transporter substrate-binding protein: MKFKRLMALMLALIVFCAFAIGCSKPASDAGKTNEEEKVADETNEAEATEEPAAEEDDGPVQEGGILTSYTFMMPEVFGLFANDFNYGARDVCPNVFNKLVKMNANYEIIPDLAESYEYKDDGKTIVFHLRDNVKWHDGVDFTADDVKFTFDMYKSGQTVLGDFFYYLEAVNVIDNKTVELKFKEAGANILSFYASYDVYIMPKHIYEGSNVAQNPANKAPIGTGPFKFVEKTESAITLEKNPDYFGEGPYLDKLIFKYYEDGNAMIQDWSDNKLDITGAFPKDIDELVKSGKCKYVENDSTNKIGLIFNTKNEKFSNPKLREAILYGLDREELAKTYPGGRFVPAEYFIPNVYKWALNDDAKLPQRDLEKAKKLMEEAGFTMDSDGYYLEASMDTQDNSCPEELAKALEAQFKDMGIKLKINKLDWSAYNDKIMTNKNFEMAFSYSYLDPDVSSIGNSFRSDSYSNSSSYANEEMDKELALGLSKLTQEERAPHYKKVQEILRRDLPVIFLMDMHSKYPLKTYIKGYPGDKVKDEVSWGEYTLTWIDESKK, translated from the coding sequence ATGAAATTCAAAAGACTAATGGCTCTAATGCTTGCATTAATAGTGTTCTGTGCATTTGCTATAGGCTGCTCTAAGCCAGCTAGCGATGCAGGAAAAACTAATGAAGAAGAAAAAGTAGCCGATGAAACAAATGAAGCTGAGGCTACAGAAGAGCCAGCAGCTGAAGAGGACGACGGTCCTGTACAAGAAGGAGGAATTTTAACTTCATATACGTTTATGATGCCAGAGGTATTTGGTTTGTTTGCTAACGATTTTAACTACGGAGCAAGAGATGTATGTCCAAACGTATTCAATAAACTTGTAAAGATGAATGCTAACTATGAAATTATTCCAGATTTAGCTGAAAGCTACGAGTACAAAGACGATGGCAAGACTATAGTCTTCCACCTACGTGACAATGTTAAGTGGCACGATGGTGTAGACTTTACTGCTGATGACGTAAAATTTACTTTTGACATGTACAAGTCTGGACAAACTGTATTGGGCGATTTCTTTTATTACCTTGAAGCAGTTAATGTTATAGACAATAAAACTGTTGAATTAAAATTTAAAGAAGCAGGAGCTAATATCTTATCTTTCTATGCATCTTATGACGTTTATATCATGCCTAAGCATATATATGAGGGCTCAAATGTAGCACAAAACCCTGCAAACAAAGCGCCTATAGGCACAGGTCCATTCAAGTTTGTAGAAAAGACTGAAAGTGCTATCACTCTTGAAAAGAACCCTGATTACTTTGGCGAAGGACCATATCTAGATAAACTTATCTTCAAATATTATGAAGATGGAAATGCTATGATACAAGATTGGTCAGATAATAAACTTGATATTACTGGCGCTTTCCCAAAAGACATTGATGAATTAGTTAAGAGTGGCAAGTGCAAATATGTAGAAAATGATTCAACAAACAAAATAGGTCTAATATTCAATACTAAAAATGAAAAGTTCTCTAATCCTAAGCTAAGAGAGGCAATCCTTTATGGACTAGATAGAGAAGAGCTTGCTAAAACTTACCCTGGTGGAAGATTTGTTCCAGCTGAGTACTTTATACCTAACGTTTACAAGTGGGCACTTAATGATGATGCAAAGTTGCCTCAAAGAGATCTAGAAAAAGCTAAGAAGCTTATGGAAGAAGCAGGCTTTACTATGGACAGTGACGGATACTACTTGGAAGCAAGTATGGATACACAGGACAATTCATGCCCTGAAGAATTAGCTAAAGCACTTGAAGCACAATTTAAAGATATGGGTATAAAGCTTAAGATTAATAAACTTGATTGGTCAGCATATAATGACAAAATTATGACTAATAAAAATTTTGAAATGGCTTTCTCATATAGTTATTTAGATCCAGATGTATCATCTATAGGAAATTCATTTAGATCTGATTCATACTCAAACAGCTCTAGCTATGCAAACGAAGAGATGGACAAAGAGCTTGCTCTTGGCTTAAGTAAACTTACTCAAGAAGAAAGAGCACCTCACTACAAGAAAGTTCAAGAGATCTTAAGAAGAGACTTACCAGTTATCTTCCTAATGGATATGCATTCTAAATATCCACTTAAGACATATATCAAGGGCTACCCTGGAGACAAAGTTAAAGACGAAGTTTCTTGGGGAGAATACACGCTAACTTGGATAGATGAAAGCAAGAAATAA
- a CDS encoding DegV family protein — translation MSKVGIIIDTACDVPKEAYEKLNVAMLPLWVHFSDKSYRDVLDIEKDEFYDLLDKEFPKTSTPSPVEIKDIVDKEFADGADEVIIITLSSKLSGANNLANLIAMDYDGKVKVFDTKNIAIGAGFYAYRAASLRDEGLGADEIIKIMTDDRDAMKSKTYFAIPELTNLINGGRIGKVQGVIGQFLNIKPIITCNMDGVYYAIDKVRGFSKAQKKLIDRIKEELSGVKDYYLAICHGANPEAFNLVKEALKDEVAKAKVYVEEQIAPTLAVHTGRGLVGVAYYKL, via the coding sequence ATGAGTAAAGTAGGAATAATTATAGATACAGCCTGCGACGTACCTAAAGAAGCATATGAAAAATTAAATGTAGCAATGCTGCCACTATGGGTGCACTTTTCAGACAAATCATACAGAGATGTTTTAGATATAGAAAAGGATGAGTTTTATGACTTACTTGATAAGGAGTTTCCTAAGACAAGTACACCATCGCCAGTAGAGATAAAAGATATAGTTGACAAAGAATTTGCAGACGGCGCAGATGAAGTTATAATCATCACATTATCATCAAAGCTTAGCGGTGCCAATAATTTAGCAAATCTTATAGCTATGGACTACGATGGAAAGGTGAAAGTTTTTGATACAAAGAACATCGCCATAGGTGCAGGCTTTTATGCATATAGAGCAGCTAGCCTAAGAGACGAAGGACTTGGTGCAGACGAGATCATCAAGATTATGACAGATGACAGGGACGCTATGAAGTCTAAGACATACTTTGCTATACCAGAACTTACTAACCTTATCAATGGTGGAAGGATAGGCAAGGTTCAAGGTGTTATCGGTCAGTTCTTAAACATCAAACCCATCATCACATGTAACATGGACGGAGTTTACTACGCCATCGACAAGGTAAGGGGTTTTTCTAAGGCACAAAAGAAACTTATAGATAGAATTAAAGAAGAACTAAGCGGTGTGAAGGACTATTACTTAGCAATTTGCCACGGTGCAAATCCTGAAGCATTTAATTTAGTTAAGGAAGCACTTAAAGACGAAGTAGCAAAGGCGAAGGTATATGTTGAAGAACAAATTGCACCGACACTAGCAGTACACACAGGCAGAGGCCTAGTAGGTGTTGCGTATTATAAATTATAG
- the mnmH gene encoding tRNA 2-selenouridine(34) synthase MnmH produces MLEELNYEDIENLDNIVLVDVRSEAEYKKAHIPGAINIAILNNDERSEVGTLYDKVSYELAKVKAVEYASKKLPELYKKYLELEETCDEIVIYCDRGGYRSSVLEKTFRALGMHISKLSGGYKAYRKYITQKLDEYLDRIKVLTLYGLTGTHKTYILRRLKEDGLKVLDLEKYANHRGSIFGSVGLSEKVSQKMFDSYIYEAIKKDPDATYVTEGESRRIGDIVLDEKLYTKMLESEKILVEASLDERAKNICEDYLPKDNEEELLRTFEEFKKFISKERYEKYKDMLLAKDYIELIKDMMKSYYDPKYSFKQYEYIKTFTDASYEDIRDFIKKRLTY; encoded by the coding sequence ATGTTAGAAGAGTTAAATTATGAAGATATAGAAAATTTAGATAATATAGTCTTAGTTGATGTAAGGAGCGAAGCTGAGTATAAGAAGGCACATATACCTGGCGCGATAAACATAGCCATACTCAATAATGATGAGAGAAGCGAGGTAGGAACCTTGTATGACAAGGTCTCATATGAACTTGCCAAGGTCAAGGCGGTCGAGTACGCATCGAAGAAGCTTCCTGAGCTTTACAAAAAATATTTAGAGCTTGAGGAGACTTGTGACGAGATCGTTATATACTGCGACAGAGGGGGCTATAGGTCTAGCGTTCTTGAAAAGACTTTTCGTGCGCTTGGTATGCACATCTCTAAGCTTAGTGGCGGCTACAAGGCATATAGAAAGTACATCACACAAAAGCTAGATGAGTATCTTGACAGGATCAAAGTCCTTACTCTATATGGACTTACAGGCACGCACAAGACCTATATACTTAGAAGGCTTAAGGAAGATGGACTTAAGGTTTTGGACCTTGAAAAGTATGCTAATCATAGAGGCTCAATCTTTGGTTCAGTCGGTTTAAGTGAGAAGGTTTCGCAAAAGATGTTCGATTCCTACATCTATGAGGCGATAAAGAAAGACCCTGATGCAACTTATGTAACAGAGGGTGAGTCAAGAAGGATAGGTGACATCGTCTTAGATGAAAAGCTATACACAAAGATGCTTGAGTCGGAAAAGATTTTAGTTGAGGCCTCACTTGATGAGAGAGCAAAAAACATCTGCGAGGACTATTTGCCAAAGGACAACGAAGAAGAACTCCTAAGGACCTTCGAAGAGTTTAAAAAGTTTATAAGCAAGGAGAGGTACGAAAAATACAAGGACATGCTACTAGCTAAGGATTACATTGAACTAATCAAGGATATGATGAAGAGCTACTACGATCCTAAGTACTCCTTCAAGCAATATGAATACATCAAAACCTTTACAGATGCAAGCTATGAAGACATCAGAGATTTTATAAAAAAGCGCTTGACATATTAA
- a CDS encoding ArsB/NhaD family transporter, which translates to MDRLILAAALFIITYIFMIKFVNHRPLVVGISALVFIILNIVPINTVWGAIDFNVLLMIGGTMMLVSLFSESLMPTRLADLIINKVKDIRLIILFLSMFAGFVSAFIDNVATVLMIAPVAMSLAKKLKISPVKMIIAISISSNLQGAATLVGDTSSILLGSALNMTFFDFFVYNGRMGMFWIVQISAIIASAIIYFQTKDMQGKVDAIEVTKVKDYMPTILVILMIVLLIFASFIPQDEKIDILNGLICVGVAVFGVIYHLLRHKDKSIIKTVASEIDFNTLGLLAGLFIIISGIENAGVIDEIAKLFIKLADRPLLLYTALVWGSVLISAFVDNIPYVATMLPVLSVISTHVPFDMTVFYFGLLSGATLGGNITPIGASANIASLGILKEAGYTVENKDFMKMSVPFTLTAVLVGYILVWFTYR; encoded by the coding sequence ATGGACAGACTCATACTCGCAGCTGCACTTTTCATTATAACATACATATTTATGATTAAATTCGTTAATCATAGACCACTAGTTGTCGGCATAAGTGCGCTTGTTTTTATAATTTTAAACATAGTTCCAATAAACACAGTTTGGGGCGCAATTGATTTCAACGTGCTCTTAATGATAGGTGGAACTATGATGCTTGTCTCGCTTTTCTCAGAAAGTTTAATGCCAACGAGACTTGCAGACCTAATCATAAACAAGGTTAAGGACATAAGGCTCATCATACTTTTCTTATCAATGTTTGCTGGCTTCGTCTCAGCCTTTATTGATAATGTTGCTACAGTACTTATGATAGCTCCAGTTGCGATGAGCTTAGCGAAAAAACTAAAGATATCACCAGTAAAAATGATTATAGCTATATCCATATCGTCAAATTTACAAGGTGCGGCAACTTTGGTCGGCGATACATCTTCGATACTCCTAGGAAGTGCGTTAAACATGACTTTCTTCGACTTCTTCGTATATAATGGACGCATGGGTATGTTCTGGATAGTGCAAATATCGGCAATAATCGCTTCTGCTATTATTTACTTTCAAACAAAAGATATGCAAGGCAAGGTTGACGCGATTGAAGTAACAAAGGTTAAGGACTATATGCCAACAATTTTAGTAATACTAATGATAGTTCTTTTAATCTTTGCATCATTTATACCACAAGATGAAAAGATTGACATACTAAACGGCCTTATCTGCGTTGGCGTAGCTGTCTTTGGTGTAATTTATCACCTATTAAGACATAAAGACAAGTCCATAATAAAGACTGTTGCAAGCGAGATTGACTTCAACACTCTTGGACTACTTGCAGGACTCTTCATAATTATATCCGGTATTGAAAATGCTGGAGTTATAGACGAGATAGCGAAGCTATTCATAAAGCTAGCAGATAGACCTCTTTTATTATACACAGCACTTGTTTGGGGCAGCGTTTTAATTAGTGCCTTCGTGGATAATATTCCTTATGTTGCGACAATGCTTCCAGTTCTTTCTGTTATCTCAACTCACGTGCCATTCGACATGACAGTCTTCTACTTCGGACTACTTAGCGGTGCGACTCTTGGAGGAAACATCACACCAATAGGTGCCTCAGCGAACATTGCTTCGCTTGGTATACTTAAGGAGGCAGGCTACACTGTTGAGAACAAAGACTTTATGAAGATGAGCGTGCCGTTCACCTTGACAGCAGTCTTAGTCGGCTACATCCTCGTTTGGTTCACATATAGATAA
- the purC gene encoding phosphoribosylaminoimidazolesuccinocarboxamide synthase — MEKLEQVYEGKAKKVFKTDDPKKFILSYKDDATAFNGKKKGTIVGKGVVNNKMSNFFFQKLEKEGIPTIYIEELNDRDTLVKAVEIVPLEVIVRNVTAGSFSKRMGVEEGKQLLHPIVEFSYKSDPLDDPFINDDYATALGLATKEEVETIKDYARKVNEYLCKHFKSVGIRLVDFKLEFGRYDGKIILADEISPDTMRLWDYETNEKLDKDRFRRDLGNVEDAYHEVMRRLGLEK, encoded by the coding sequence ATGGAAAAGTTAGAACAAGTATATGAAGGCAAGGCAAAGAAGGTCTTCAAGACTGATGACCCTAAGAAGTTTATTTTGTCTTATAAGGACGATGCTACTGCATTCAACGGTAAGAAGAAAGGTACTATAGTTGGCAAAGGGGTAGTCAACAACAAGATGAGCAACTTCTTCTTCCAAAAATTAGAGAAGGAAGGCATACCAACTATATACATCGAAGAATTAAACGACAGAGACACACTAGTTAAGGCTGTTGAGATAGTTCCACTTGAAGTTATAGTTAGAAACGTAACTGCAGGTAGCTTCTCTAAGAGGATGGGTGTTGAAGAAGGTAAACAGTTACTTCACCCAATAGTTGAGTTCTCATACAAGTCAGATCCACTTGATGACCCATTCATCAACGATGATTATGCAACAGCACTTGGTCTTGCAACAAAAGAAGAAGTAGAAACTATAAAAGACTACGCTAGAAAGGTTAACGAATACCTATGCAAGCACTTCAAATCTGTTGGCATAAGACTAGTTGACTTCAAGTTAGAGTTTGGTAGATACGACGGCAAGATCATCTTGGCTGACGAAATCAGTCCAGATACAATGAGACTATGGGACTACGAAACTAACGAAAAACTTGACAAAGACAGGTTCAGACGTGACCTTGGTAATGTTGAAGATGCATACCACGAAGTCATGAGAAGACTTGGACTAGAAAAGTAA
- a CDS encoding YcjF family protein, whose product MKNINDNINLADELYDKIERELGKLKKVKILVLGKTGAGKSTLINALFREDILRTGVGYPMTKNIVKVEKDGVPLTLYDTRGLELDNDSRLEVYKEVANFVSEMLMKGDDEKLSLIYFCINAQGLRIEKEEEELIRTLSKENKVIIVLTKFFSEEAKDFYDFIKNMNMGEFAIAPVLAKNLKINRDNVIVSHGLEDLVQMSMDALEEEYQISFNNAQHADLKLKAEKARSWAKKYIASSFGVGFVPIPFSDASVLVPMELTMLAHITAIFGVPVNKKRLASLLAGLGGTMGATYLGRFIVSNALKFFLGAGTVVAGLISGATASAIMASLAFAYIEVLTVLLKKAKSGDEIDDKELEEMLKKLYKDNLKNHKKLK is encoded by the coding sequence ATGAAAAATATCAATGACAATATCAATCTAGCAGATGAATTATACGATAAAATCGAGAGGGAACTTGGCAAGCTTAAAAAGGTGAAGATACTTGTGCTAGGCAAGACTGGTGCAGGCAAATCGACACTAATCAATGCTTTATTCCGTGAGGATATATTAAGGACGGGAGTTGGCTATCCCATGACCAAAAACATTGTCAAGGTAGAGAAGGACGGTGTGCCTCTTACTTTATACGACACACGCGGACTTGAGCTTGATAACGACTCGCGCCTTGAAGTATACAAGGAAGTAGCAAACTTTGTGAGCGAAATGCTGATGAAGGGTGATGATGAAAAACTGAGTCTCATCTACTTTTGCATCAACGCTCAAGGCCTTAGGATAGAGAAGGAAGAGGAAGAACTTATAAGAACGCTAAGCAAGGAGAATAAAGTCATCATAGTCCTTACAAAATTCTTCTCTGAAGAAGCTAAAGATTTCTACGACTTTATTAAAAATATGAATATGGGTGAGTTTGCGATAGCTCCAGTACTTGCGAAGAACCTTAAGATTAACCGTGACAATGTTATTGTCTCGCATGGACTTGAGGATCTTGTACAGATGAGTATGGACGCACTTGAAGAAGAATACCAAATATCTTTTAACAATGCCCAACATGCAGATTTAAAATTGAAAGCAGAAAAGGCACGCAGTTGGGCGAAGAAATACATTGCCTCAAGTTTTGGAGTTGGTTTCGTTCCAATACCATTCTCCGATGCATCGGTACTGGTGCCTATGGAGCTAACTATGCTTGCTCACATCACAGCCATCTTTGGAGTGCCAGTTAATAAAAAGAGACTCGCTTCACTACTTGCTGGTCTCGGCGGAACTATGGGCGCGACATATCTTGGACGCTTTATAGTAAGTAATGCGCTAAAATTCTTCCTAGGCGCAGGAACTGTGGTCGCTGGTCTCATAAGCGGCGCAACTGCTTCAGCCATCATGGCATCACTTGCCTTTGCCTACATCGAAGTACTGACAGTTCTTCTTAAAAAAGCAAAGTCTGGTGATGAGATTGACGACAAAGAGCTTGAAGAGATGCTAAAGAAGCTCTATAAAGATAATTTAAAGAATCACAAGAAGCTTAAATAA
- the purF gene encoding amidophosphoribosyltransferase, protein MFDKMHEECGVFGAYSLKHEDVSTLIYYGLFALQHRGQESCGIAVTDTYGAQNVEVYKNMGLVNDVFNKDNLAKLNGNLGVGHVRYSTSGNSNVANAQPLVINYWKGTLAIAHNGNIVNQKALKDELSQTGAIFQTTSDSEIIPYLIARARLESKSVEEAVAKAMPKIVGAYSLAIASPQKLIAARDPNGFHPLCIGQKEDTYFVSSESCALDAVGAKFIRDVEPGEVVVINEDGIKSVYKYEAKKSICIFEYIYFARPDSVIDGISVYEARLNAGRMLHKRYPVDADVVVGVPDSGTPAAYGYAQESKIPFSISFIKNNYVGRTFIKPTQDQRSTGVSIKLNILKDEVKGKKIVLVDDSIVRGTTMKNIVKDLKELGAKEVHVRISSPPFLHPCFYGTDVPTNKELIAYKYTQDEIRDYIGCDTLGYLKVEDLKELVGGRCDYCNACFTGNYPTEVEDGQI, encoded by the coding sequence ATGTTTGATAAAATGCATGAAGAGTGTGGCGTTTTCGGTGCTTATTCACTTAAGCACGAAGACGTCTCTACTCTGATATACTACGGATTATTTGCGTTACAGCACAGAGGCCAAGAGTCTTGCGGTATTGCTGTAACAGACACTTATGGTGCGCAAAATGTTGAAGTTTATAAGAACATGGGCCTTGTTAATGACGTTTTCAACAAGGACAATCTAGCTAAGCTAAACGGCAATCTTGGCGTTGGTCACGTTAGATACTCAACAAGCGGTAACTCCAATGTTGCAAATGCGCAGCCACTAGTTATAAACTACTGGAAAGGCACTTTAGCCATCGCGCACAATGGCAATATTGTCAATCAAAAAGCACTAAAGGATGAACTTTCACAAACAGGAGCCATCTTCCAAACTACTTCTGATTCTGAAATCATTCCTTATCTTATAGCAAGAGCTAGACTTGAATCCAAATCTGTTGAAGAGGCGGTTGCAAAGGCTATGCCTAAGATAGTTGGTGCGTATTCACTTGCAATAGCAAGTCCACAAAAGCTTATAGCTGCAAGAGACCCGAACGGTTTTCATCCACTTTGCATAGGTCAAAAAGAAGATACATACTTTGTGTCGAGCGAGTCATGCGCTCTTGACGCAGTTGGAGCAAAGTTCATAAGAGATGTTGAGCCAGGCGAAGTCGTTGTTATTAATGAAGATGGCATAAAATCTGTCTACAAATACGAAGCTAAAAAATCCATCTGCATCTTTGAATACATCTACTTTGCAAGACCCGACTCAGTTATAGATGGCATCAGCGTTTATGAAGCAAGATTAAACGCAGGTAGGATGCTACACAAGAGATATCCAGTTGATGCAGATGTTGTTGTCGGCGTTCCTGACTCAGGCACACCAGCAGCTTATGGTTACGCACAAGAGTCTAAGATACCATTCTCCATAAGTTTCATCAAGAACAACTATGTCGGCAGAACATTTATTAAGCCTACACAAGATCAAAGATCGACAGGAGTTTCCATAAAGCTAAATATACTTAAGGACGAGGTTAAAGGTAAGAAGATAGTTCTAGTCGACGACTCCATCGTTAGAGGCACAACTATGAAAAACATTGTCAAGGATCTTAAGGAACTTGGTGCAAAGGAAGTTCATGTTAGGATATCCTCGCCACCATTCTTACATCCGTGCTTCTATGGTACTGATGTTCCAACAAACAAAGAGCTAATAGCTTATAAATACACTCAAGACGAGATTAGAGACTACATTGGCTGCGACACACTTGGCTACTTAAAGGTTGAGGACCTTAAGGAGCTTGTAGGTGGCAGGTGTGACTATTGCAACGCTTGCTTTACTGGTAATTATCCAACAGAGGTGGAAGATGGACAAATATAA
- a CDS encoding DUF1836 domain-containing protein has translation MKVKILNGLSELKLPRYKDLPDFGIYSEQLVEIVNKALEAMFDEDNKLTKSMVNNYVKHKIMPSPIKKRYFRNHIVYCIVITVLKNILSIAEIDDGILHELKKSSIEESYNYFCYKLEDVMKLIIDILERQKSDGVKIRTSIDIDLDKRNGFTLAIVSVCTKVITQKLLEYELLNAKEDI, from the coding sequence ATGAAAGTTAAAATATTAAATGGTCTTAGCGAGTTAAAGCTTCCAAGATACAAGGACTTGCCTGACTTTGGTATATATTCAGAGCAGCTAGTCGAGATAGTAAACAAAGCTTTGGAAGCGATGTTCGATGAGGACAATAAACTAACAAAGTCCATGGTCAATAACTATGTCAAGCACAAGATCATGCCTAGCCCAATCAAGAAGCGCTACTTTCGTAATCACATCGTTTATTGCATAGTGATCACGGTTCTAAAGAACATATTGAGTATAGCCGAGATTGATGATGGCATCTTGCACGAGCTTAAGAAGAGCTCAATCGAAGAGTCGTATAATTACTTTTGCTACAAACTTGAAGACGTGATGAAACTCATCATAGATATCTTGGAAAGGCAAAAAAGTGACGGAGTGAAGATAAGAACATCTATCGACATAGACCTTGACAAGAGGAACGGTTTTACGCTTGCAATTGTTAGCGTTTGCACAAAAGTTATTACACAAAAGCTATTAGAATACGAGCTTTTAAATGCTAAGGAGGACATATGA